CCAGCGCGGCGCCGATCATGCCGGTGAAGGTCAGTGCCGGCGTGCCGGCGAGCAGCGTCACCGCCACCGCGCCGGTCGCGACCATGTCGAGGTTGAGCAGGAGCCCGAGCGCGGGGGTTGCGACAATCAGCGGCAGGCCCGCCGCCAGCCAATGCGCCAGCGCCTTGGCCGCGCAGGCGAGTTCCAGCGGCGTCCGGCTCATCGTGATGAGGTCCAGCGAGCCATCCTCATGGTCTGCCATGAACAGACGGTCGAGGGTGAGCAGGCTTGCCAGCAGCGCGCCGAGCCAAAGGATCGCCGGCCCGAGCCGGGACAGCACCGCCAGATCGGGTCCCACCGCGAACGGCATCAGCACGACGACGGTCAGGAAGAACAGCACGCCGATCAGCGCCCCGCCGCCGACGCGGAGCGCGATCCGGATGTCCCGGCGAATGAGGGCGGAGAGCGCGGTCATGCGGTGTCTCGTTGCGCAGACCGGCAGCCTGCAGCCGCCTCGCGCCCAAAGCACACTGCGCTCCCTCCCCCTTTGCGGGGGAGGGCCGGGGAGGGGGGTAGCCCCGGGAAAGATGCTTGTCGCGCGGAGACCGCCAGCAACAAAGTCCCTGCTGCCCGGGTGCTCGTACCGAGAGAGCGTACCGTGTGGCACCGCCCTCCCTGACCCAGGGGGGAGGGAACGGCGAGGGCGGAACCCCGCCGCTTAGAAAGCTGAGGGTCGGTGAATCTCACGCCGCACCCCCGATCCGCAGCTCCCGCGCGTCGATGCCGAGCGGCGCATGGGTCGCCGCGATGATCAGGCCGCCGCCGGCGAGGTGGTCGCGCATCAGGCCGCCGAATATGTCCTGGCCAGACGCATCCAGCGCGGTGGTCGGCTCGTCCAATAGCCAGACCGGACGGCGGACGGCGAGCAGCCGGGCCAAGGAGAGTCGGCGGCGCTGGCCGGCCGATAGGAACGCCGCGGGAAGATGGGCGGCGTGGTCGAGGCCGACGGTCGTGAGGCTGCCAGCCGCGTCGGAGCGCTCTCCACCGAGAAAATCCGCCCAAAATGTCAGGTTCTCCGCCACGCTCAGCGCCGGCTTCAAGGCGTCGCGATGACCGAGATAATGGCACTGCTCGGGGAGCGTCAGCTCGGCATCGCCGCCCTCGAGCGCGATCGTGCCGCCGGCCGGAACAAGCAGGCCCGCGATCAGCCGCAGCAGCGATGTCTTGCCCGAACCGTTGCGGCCCACCACCGCCACCGCCTCGCCGGAAGTCGCCTCCAAATCGAGCCCGGCAAACACCTCGCGGCCGCCACGCACGCATGTCAGCCCGCGTCCGGAGAGCCGAATCTCGCCTCGTGTCGAAGCCCTCAACCGAGCCCCCAGGAACACCGCAAGGAAAACTTGGGGTAGCGCATCAGAATTTTTGGCTCGTGAATTGCCGCGGTACGATTGTGGCTGTGGCGGCGCGGTTAGAAAGCTTCTATAAGCCCGGAACTACTTGATGCAGCAACTCAACCTGCCCCTGCAAGCGACCCAGCCGGATTCGCTGACGGTGTTAAAGTACCCTCGCCGGGTATAACTAACAATTGGGATTTCCTACATGACCTCGCTCGACAGCTTCAAATGCAAAAAGACCCTCAAGGTCGGCGCCAAGACCTATGTGTATTACAGCCTGCCCACGGCCGAGAAGAATGGTCTGAAGGGAATCTCGAAACTTCCCTATTCGATGAAAGTGCTGCTCGAGAACCTGCTGCGCAACGAAGACGGCCGCTCGGTCAAGAAGGAGGACATCGTCGCGGTGTCCAAGTGGCTGCGCAAGAAGTCGCTGGAGCATGAGATCGCCTTCCGCCCGGCCCGCGTGCTGATGCAGGACTTCACCGGCGTGCCCGCGGTGGTCGACCTCGCCGCGATGCGCAACGCGATGCAGAAGCTCGGCGGCGATGCCGAGAAGATCAATCCGCTGGTGCCGGTCGATCTCGTCATCGACCACTCCGTGATCGTGAACTTCTTCGGCGACAACAAGGCCTTCGCCAAGAACGTGGTCGAGGAATACAAGCAGAACCAGGAGCGCTACGAGTTCCTGAAGTGGGGCCAGAAGGCGTTCTCGAACTTCTCCGTCGTGCCGCCTGGCACCGGCATCTGCCACCAGGTCAATCTCGAATATCTCGCCCAGACCGTCTGGACCAAGAAGGAGAAGATGACGGTCGGCAAGAAGACCGGCACCTTCGAGGTGGCCTATCCCGATTCGCTCGTCGGCACCGACTCCCACACCACCATGGTCAACGGTCTCGCCGTGCTCGGCTGGGGCGTCGGCGGCATCGAGGCGGAAGCCTGCATGCTCGGCCAGCCGCTGTCGATGCTGCTGCCGAACGTCGTCGGCTTCAAGCTGAAGGGCTCGCTGAAGGAAGGCGTTACCGCGACCGATCTCGTTTTGACGGTCACGCAGATGCTGCGCAAGCTCGGCGTCGTCGGCAAGTTTGTCGAATTCTTCGGCCCCGGTCTTG
The DNA window shown above is from Bradyrhizobium sp. CB1650 and carries:
- the ccmB gene encoding heme exporter protein CcmB, translating into MTALSALIRRDIRIALRVGGGALIGVLFFLTVVVLMPFAVGPDLAVLSRLGPAILWLGALLASLLTLDRLFMADHEDGSLDLITMSRTPLELACAAKALAHWLAAGLPLIVATPALGLLLNLDMVATGAVAVTLLAGTPALTFTGMIGAALAVTLHRGGLLMAVLVLPLSIPVLIFGVAASQAAITGPLSFGAPFSILCALSLVSLVVGPFAAAASLRHGLD
- the ccmA gene encoding heme ABC exporter ATP-binding protein CcmA — translated: MRLSGRGLTCVRGGREVFAGLDLEATSGEAVAVVGRNGSGKTSLLRLIAGLLVPAGGTIALEGGDAELTLPEQCHYLGHRDALKPALSVAENLTFWADFLGGERSDAAGSLTTVGLDHAAHLPAAFLSAGQRRRLSLARLLAVRRPVWLLDEPTTALDASGQDIFGGLMRDHLAGGGLIIAATHAPLGIDARELRIGGAA